One genomic window of Nakamurella panacisegetis includes the following:
- a CDS encoding MarR family winged helix-turn-helix transcriptional regulator, with the protein MTRLETGHESAADSPGLLLWQVTNSWQSAIRAALRPFDLTHVQFVLLASLTYLAAEGAVTQKRLADHAATDPMMTSQVIRTLEAKALVRRDSDPTDRRAKALTVTRAGADLANRAVVVVEACDRAFFGRLGDGVPSLVRALAVLAR; encoded by the coding sequence GTGACGAGGCTCGAGACCGGTCACGAATCCGCCGCGGACAGCCCCGGGCTGCTGCTGTGGCAGGTGACGAACAGCTGGCAGTCGGCCATTCGGGCCGCGCTCAGGCCGTTCGATCTCACCCATGTGCAGTTCGTCCTGTTGGCGTCGTTGACCTATCTGGCCGCCGAGGGTGCCGTCACGCAGAAACGGTTGGCCGACCATGCGGCCACCGACCCCATGATGACCTCCCAGGTGATCCGCACCCTGGAGGCCAAAGCGTTGGTACGACGAGATTCCGATCCCACCGATCGGCGGGCCAAGGCCCTGACCGTGACGCGCGCCGGCGCCGATCTGGCCAACCGAGCGGTCGTGGTGGTGGAGGCGTGTGACCGCGCGTTCTTCGGGCGGTTGGGCGACGGGGTGCCGTCGCTGGTCCGCGCCCTGGCCGTGCTGGCGAGATAG